In Bacillota bacterium, the DNA window AAACACCCGTTACCCACCCTGAGGAATCAAGCATTTCATATGACTTCGATTCCAAATCTCTGCTCATAAACAGGTATTGCGCTCTGCCATCACGCATTTTCATTGCTTCTGCCCATCTTGCCGCAACAGACCCGACATCGTTTTTTGCCGCTATGTGCTGGAACAAGCGCAAAACTGTTGCTATAGACTGTTCCGTGGTGTACGTTTCCTTTGGTGCAAATCTGCCATCGCCTACGCCGTTCATAATGTCGTTTTGTGTCACCCAATACACATAATCTTTTGCCCAATCGGCAATATCACTGTTATCGGCATAAGATACGCAAGCGGATTGAGCGGGATCATAAAGTTTCGCGCAGTTATATAATATTTTTGCGGCTTCTTGCCTTGTAATATTGCCATCAGGATCAAAGCATCCGTCATCCCTGCCGCCGATTACACCCAACCGATATAAAGCACATACCTCAAAACCGGGATATTCGTCATCAGGAAAGCTGATTTGTGTACTGGTGTCAACGCCTTTTCTTTCAAGAAGAGAATTTAACTCCCCTGATATATCATACGGATGTGTGCCTCCTTCTTTATTCTGCAATCGGCAAATCATATATCCGGCCAGTCTGCAGAAGTTTTCCCTTGATATGGGCTGAGTATATCCTGTCGTTAAATCAATCGGAAGGATATTAGCGGAAGCGGCTGACTTTATTTCGGGCAAAGCCCATTCGGAAGCACCTGAAAGGCACTCTCCAAGCACATCATTTTCCGGGTAAAATGGCTGTTCGTCCGAGGGCACGGCCAGGTTTTTATATTTCTCAGCCATACTGCTGCAAGCGGTGTATAAGGCGTTTCTCGCATTTCCAATGTACGGACGGTACCAGATATAGTTATCTTCACCGAACCCCGCACATGCAAAAAAGCTGCCCAAAGTCAGCGTTCTTTTTGTTCCGTCTTCCATGTAAAAATTGAAATAATAATCTTTGGCTATGTCTTGTATTTTCGGCATGGTGAATCGCTCCATAGAAAAGCCCCAATGGACATTGAGCAGACTTTTTGCATCGGCCAGATCCAAATGAGCACTGCGCCCATCCGAATATACGATGGTCACGCTCTTTACGTCGTCGGGAGAGGAAATGCCAAAAACGTCTTGGAATGCCGCACTTTCGGAATACTTTTCCACCCCGGAACCAGCAAGTGCGTAAGGTGAAAGAGAAAAAAAAGCCGCCATAGAAATAATTAAGACATTGCGAATGATTTTTTTCAAAATAGGTCCCACTCTTATAATAATATTCATATATAATAAAATATAGCTAAAACCATAATTGAATTATAAGTCATTACAGGCATTCAAGTCAATAATAACCCGCGGTCAGATATGCTTGCTGTAGTAGTGCCGCATATCACTCACATCTCCGCATATTATTTTTTTTTAATATTTGAAATATAAATTGACTTAATTTTTTTGGTATGGTAAAATTAAGAATGTTAAACATTTGACAATTTATGTGTGAAAGCACAAAGTTTATAAAGGAGAGGAAAAATATGAATAGGGTTTACAACTTTTCAGCAGGTCCATCTGTTCTGCCGGAAGAGGTTATGAAAATCGCGCAAAGCGA includes these proteins:
- a CDS encoding S-layer homology domain-containing protein; the encoded protein is MNIIIRVGPILKKIIRNVLIISMAAFFSLSPYALAGSGVEKYSESAAFQDVFGISSPDDVKSVTIVYSDGRSAHLDLADAKSLLNVHWGFSMERFTMPKIQDIAKDYYFNFYMEDGTKRTLTLGSFFACAGFGEDNYIWYRPYIGNARNALYTACSSMAEKYKNLAVPSDEQPFYPENDVLGECLSGASEWALPEIKSAASANILPIDLTTGYTQPISRENFCRLAGYMICRLQNKEGGTHPYDISGELNSLLERKGVDTSTQISFPDDEYPGFEVCALYRLGVIGGRDDGCFDPDGNITRQEAAKILYNCAKLYDPAQSACVSYADNSDIADWAKDYVYWVTQNDIMNGVGDGRFAPKETYTTEQSIATVLRLFQHIAAKNDVGSVAARWAEAMKMRDGRAQYLFMSRDLESKSYEMLDSSGWVTGVSSPWIARYEVRVGQNGDLKLGDNEAVVIFEYATSAGYAGTYEQTLTFVNENGWNRIDRISEAYNISTGQ